One Syntrophales bacterium genomic region harbors:
- a CDS encoding BrnT family toxin, whose amino-acid sequence MKLTFEWDEVKAKENLMKHKVPFDEGKTVFNDPFLLTYPDVDNSETEERYVNIGVSAKDRVLVLIHTERQGKIRIISCRKATVRERRDYEEG is encoded by the coding sequence ATGAAACTGACATTTGAATGGGATGAAGTTAAGGCAAAAGAGAACCTCATGAAACACAAGGTGCCCTTCGATGAAGGGAAAACGGTCTTCAATGACCCTTTTCTGCTTACCTATCCAGATGTCGACAATTCTGAAACGGAGGAGCGCTATGTCAACATCGGTGTGTCCGCTAAAGACCGGGTTCTCGTTTTGATTCATACGGAGAGACAGGGTAAAATACGTATCATAAGTTGCCGCAAAGCAACAGTGCGTGAAAGGAGAGACTATGAAGAAGGCTAA